From the genome of Setaria viridis chromosome 1, Setaria_viridis_v4.0, whole genome shotgun sequence:
ACCTCTCCAGCCATCACACTAGCATCAGATAAAACAGTGATGGGTAATTGTTGTTTTCATATCACCTTTTTCTTTCCACGTATGCTTTAAGTTAGATCTAAGAGTACATGTGTAACATCTACAGATGCTGCGGTTCTGATGCTCAAGAAGAAGATCCACAGAGTACCAATTGTAAATCAGGATGAACAAGTAATAGGTGAGTTTCAGAATGGCGAACAGTTAAGAGACAAAAGGACTGCATGTATGCATACTTGATTTGTATTATCCTTAACATTGGTAACTTTGCAAGCTTAATGGGTTCGACACACTATCAACAGGTATAATTACCCGTGCTGATGTTCTTCGCGAGTTGGAAGGCCTGCTGAAGATTTAGAAGGGCAGCAGTCCATGCTCGGTTCTTGTAAATATGTCCATGGTGCTTTTGAGTGGCAGCAAGCAGATCTACAATCAGTAGGAGTGCGCTCCAGAATCGGCAGAAATAAGCCCGGAAGAGTTTGAGATCTTTTCCTTGTAAAAGTACCACACCAGGAAACTTACTCTCTGTGTTGCACTGCTTGCGCTACCAAATGTTGCAAACTAGTCAAATATTTCCAGAGCAATATAAATAGATATGCTTAAAATAATCTTTCAGTAGAAATATGCCAACGATGGAAGAgaagtgagaaaaatgtgagTTAATGCACATGCCAAGTCAAAAATACTTCAGAGAAATAAGTAACTGAATCTGAGGAGGATTAAAAGAACATACTCATTCTGTATGCCAGTCCAGTTTGAAACTGCATAAATCAGGAGAGTTCCCTTTGATCTTCTCCggaagcaacagcagcagcactaACAACCATTGGAGTAGAACGTGTGGGTTTTTGTGAATCAGAAACAACTTTCATCTCCAGGTTTGGAATTACTGGTGGCTTTGTCCTCCGAGTAACAGTCATTTTCAACCCCTCAGTTGTGTGAATTGTTGCTCCAGTTGTCATGTCAACCTATCATATTGATCATAAATAATGGATACAGTATTAACTATAACGAATCAGAAACTGGTAGAGGCATACCGGAGGTGCTCCTGGAGCCATCTGAAAGTCAAATCGCTTGACAAGCATTGCTGTTGCCACCACATTCTGCAATGACCCAGTATGCCTATGTTATTTTGAGTTCAATGTCGTGCAAGCTCTACTGTGATCATTCTGTTGCTAATATAATGAAATGAGATATTGGGCTTGAAAAAGCttgaaataaagaaagaaaccaGGTATGAAAATCTAAAAAAAGTTACCTCAAAAGTGGCAAACATGTCACCAGCACATTTCCTTGGTCCACCACCAAATGGTAAGTAACTGAAAATCCAAGAGATTGCGTGAATCCCACAGTGATTAAACCAATCCTCAGGCATTAATCAACATGGTGGTAGGCAACAGGTATAATCAGCCACTAAAAGGAAATATACGCTCTTAAAAGGAAATTTAAGTATTCCCACCCTGTTGCCCTAAGCTAATAAAATAGTGACACAGAATCTCAATCAACAGGCCATTGTACGTGCTTTCACGCCCATCGTGTAGTGGTTGCTCTTGCAACGATAGGTTCAGATCAACTCGGTCCATGCACTTGGTTAGCACTGTCGTTTCGTGCTGTCGCAGAACAGAATCGATGTGCGGGTGGAAGGTTTAAACTGCTTGCCTGAAGCGAATGAGTCACATCCTGGTTTGCCTGTCATTTCCGATTATCTCATGAAATTGAGTCACATCCTGGTTTGCCTGTCATTTCCGATTATCTCATGAAATTGCTCTATCTCTGTCCCATTTGTTCTACTACCATTGAATCGTTGTGTTCTGGTCACCATCGCTGTTGATCTGCTTGCGTTACGTGATGATTATTTATTCCCAAAACGCATGGCATGTGTTTTCCAGTTCCATACCGTTGCTTGTAGATCATTGCTGAACTTGTGTTTTCCAGTTCTGCACCTCTGCTTGTATGAAGTTGCAGTGAATATTTTGAACTTCCTGCATGAAGTGAGTGGGTGGGATGACTTATTCTGATGTGCTTGTGCCTTCTGGTTTAACTCATGAATTATTCCATTTATGTCCAACGAGTTGTATTCTGGAATTGAACAAGGTGTTCTAGCCAGTACTCTTGCTCTGCTTTCATGAAGCTAATATAAAATACTGAAATGCATGCCTTGTGGGTTCAAATCTTACCCACTTGGTTGTACGATGTAGCATGACTGCATGATCACTCTTATCTCTATGGTGATCTGTTGTGCATGGACATTCTGTCCTAAATTGAATGTTGTGTTTGTTCTCAGTTGAATAATAGGAAGGTTGATCGATGCCTGTCTCTAGCATTCTGGTACCAACTTGGGAGTGTAAAAGAAAAGGTTCTCTCTAATTTTTTGCAACTAAAGTTTCTGTGGAACTAAATCTTACCTTAATTATAACCATGTAATGGATATGATCTTATCTTGCTCTTAAGTTTGAGTATAATTCAGCTTCAGACTGCTTTGGCTTCCAGATTTAAATGAACAAGGGAATAGCAGTTCATTCTCTGAATAAGTTCTGCGTGTTTCAGTGCATGAGTTGGCAACAAGTCACGATACTACATAAATTGCTCCATTGTGCTGTTTAGCATAATTTTGTCATAGTAAGATGGGTAACTGGATACAACAATTCCATGCAGAAGGACACAACTAATTCAGTCTTCTCTTTCTTCTATGTTTTGGATACAGAAACATACAGTTTCTTCTCCTATTTTCCACCCTTTTGAATTCATATATTGTATGACTGATATTTGCAGTGAGCAAATCGtcatctctttttttctagaatacgcaggagaactgcgtatcATTCCATTAAGAAGAGAATGAAAACGTTTTTTTACAACGCGGGCCaaccgggcgcacgcacacgggTACAAAATTCAAGACTCCCGTTACATGTTATTACAAGAGCACCCTAGGAAAGAAAATCCTGGAGAATAGTCTCCTAGCTAGTAGTAGCTACATGCTACCCGAGAGCTGTGAGGCAACGCGCCCCTGCTGCACACCAGAGAAGGGCTTCTTCAGTTATCGCCCTGGTTAGTTGCGTTGGGGTTTTTTCCGTCGCCCTAGCGAAGACTCGatcgttcctttccttccaaaTCTTCCAAGAGACCAACATGAAAGTTGAATCAAGGCCTCTTGTCCTGATGGTGTTGAGTCTGCTTCGCTTCTGTATCCACCATTCCATCAGAGAGTCATTCAGGGCCGGTGGGACGTTCTGAATGCCTATTATTTAGCTGACGGCCAACCACACCTGTTGAGTGTAGGTGCATCGTGCAAGGAGGTGGTCTGCCGTTTCAGGCTCCTGTCCACAGAGTGCACAATCGTCGCTATTCTGGAGCAAATCGTCATCTCGAAAGATAAACATTACATAAGCAGTGGCAAAACCTACATGCTAGGAGGAAGTGTATTGGTATCACATGAGAACTGAGTGATTACTGTTTTTGGATAAATAATACTGCCTGCGGTCATTAAAACTTGTGATTCGAAGACATTGCTGCGCCAACATCTCGCTGGATGCGCCTATCTAGCGGTTCAGTTCTACTGCCTCCTTTCTGACTAATGTCCTAGTGGTTGCTTCGTACTCGCATTATCTCGGATCGATAGGTTCAGATGGACTCTACAAAGCCTTTTCATTTCCTCCTGTCGAAGAACAGAATCGAATGTGTGGTGGAAGTTTTGACTTGCCTGCTATTTCTGATCAGTCTCTCTGTTGGCTATTGCATATGTTCTAGTACTGTCTTGATCAAAAGTGTCTACTATTTAGTCTAGCTCTCTTATCTGCTTGCATGAGCTGAGTGCTTGTCACATATGCTCAGTACATGCAAGTGGTGGTAGCATGATTACCACCATTTGTAATCATGTACTGAGCATATGTGACAGTTGTGTCAACTCAACGGCTTGACTGCTATCACCTGGATTCCTCAGGACATGGTTTGGCATGGCCTCTGTCCCTCGTCAGAGTAAGTTCACAGAATGGCATGCAGGCAATTGCTATAATAAACGTGTTAAGATTTGTCATCAAAAGTTAGATCAGGGCAAGAAAATGATGCGAACTGAACCCTTGCCTCCCACCGTTGGGTGTTGGCCGAAAAAATAGGAGACAGTGTCACAAAACAATGCAAAAAATAACACAATGTCATTACAGAATAACTTCCCATGACATTCACTGCAGAACTCCTATAACAAGTTACCTTGCCTTGCTATGACAAATTATGCTCAAAACAGCACAAATGTTTACCAACACACATGTTTCAGGTCAGCACCATTTTTGCCAGCTCATGTACTGAAGAACGCAGAACACATTCTGGAACTGAACTTGCTATTCCTCTGTCAAAGTTCATACATGAAACCAAGCAACAAGCATAGTCGGAGTATACTCTAGCATatgataaataaaatttgcatcCTGGTGAGAAGTAAGATTTAAGAGTTTGTTACAACCATATCTTTTGGAGAAAGCTAAGACGACGTGCCGGACACATGCCACAATCAGTACCAGAATTTTTCAGAGACAAACACGTGGCAACCGTTCAATGAGTGCATCCAACTTAGAATAAAATGTTCACTTCATCTTCATGCAAGCCGACCAATGCAGAGATATAGTAAGATGTAAGCATGCAACCAGCCTACACAAATTGAATTGCACTGAACATTCATGACATATTTTTTTTCGAGAACGTGCAACgcacgtatttcattaagagaagGGGAAGCGACCCAAAACGAAACACAGTACCGAATTACAGCGAGCTGGCTATCACCTGGGCACAAGTTTGCGACCCCACCAGCATGCAAGAAAGAAAGAGCTAAAGAAAAAGAGTACAAGGGCGAGCAGCACCCCATCAAAGTTCAGTCTACGTTCATTAGCCATTGTGAACATTTGCGACTAGTCCGGCGTTGCACCACCATCCCAGTTCTTCACGGATCCTGTCAGCCAGCTGCAACGGCTGCCTTGTGGTTGTTCTGAAGATCCTGTCATTCATTTCATTCCAAAGTCGCCAGGATGTCAGCGCGAAGAGAGAATCCAACCTTCTTCTAGACGATTTGTCAATACGTTTCCTTGCCGACAGCCACCAAACAATGGTGGTGGATTGGGCTTCTGGGGTGAACACCTGCCATCCCAACATTCATGACATACATTTCAGAATAATTATATATGCAGCCCACGCGAGCAGATCATCACTACTTGCCAGAACACCTTGATCAAGTGTAGTAGAAGACTTCATCCAggacaaaaaaaagagagaaaggggTCGGTAATGCATATAACGGAATACTGCAGCACAAGTATAATCTTATGGCAGGTTGCAATCAGTGTCAAGTGTCAACCCACATGATGACTATAtatgtatacaagaaaacaGAACAAACAGAGAAGTTCTCATGCCATGCTGCATTTGTGTTGAATTTCTTTACCTAGCTGCCCCTCATATTAAAATACAATGATCAATTTGTGCTTAAGGCAGCAATGCAACATACGTATTCCAAGTTGACACAAGTTTTGGTTTGCTCTCCATTCATCTTCTGGAGAATACAGAACATATTCTGGGTTTGGAATGCTTTCCCCCAAGTTCAATTAATAACTGAAGCAAGTTTGCACGACTTGTGCTAAAAAATAATGACAAGACTAGATCCTTATCCATTACACCCCTGCTGATGATTAAGAGCTTAGTTGCTACAGAACCAGTTAAGAGAGAAGCAAGGCTTGCTTGTATGATAGACATGGCAAAACCATCACCACAATACTCCTATTGTTAACTGGAACTGAACTATCACAGCCTGCAACTTAAATCAACTTAGATCTGAACAGGAGCACCAAGTTCATGATAAAAGTGTTCAGTGCAACATCATATAAGCAGAACTGCAGAGATTGAGCAATCATGCTGCATTGCTGCAACCAATCGCACAAAAATAATCAACTGAACAACATGTCATTCATTTTGGGAGTGGAAAACACTTCATGCAAGCGGATCAAGAGTGCTAGCTAGTTGTGCATGGACATTCTGTCCTAAATTCCAATGCAAAACGGCATTCGAGATTGAAAATCAATGACTAAAAAAGAagcagggttttttttttacctccaTCGTGCAGAGGCATTTGAAATTCGAAAACTAAAAACTTTTTTGCCACAATCGTATAGAGGCATTCCAAATGGAGGAGGGAAAAGGCGTAAAGCCAAACAACCAGACCATTTCACCTATACTACTCGACTATAAAATAATAGCCTCCCCACCCACCTAGCCCATCCTCATCTAGTCATCTGAGTTTCTGACGCTTGCGCTTCCTTTGCTAGTAGTAGCAGCGAGttgccacagcccacagccgAGAGCCAACAATGAATCAAGCGCAGATTGCCGCCACcatcgccctcgccgccggtgccggaacTGCAGATGTCGAggctgccgccgtcgctgctGGAACCGCAGACGCTGCCGTCGTCACCCAAGCTCTTACCACCGCACGAACTTTAGCTGCTAAGCAACTTGGTAAGCTGTTGGTTCCTTCCTGAAATGAGATCCTGATTTGGTTGCTCGTTctttctgttgttcctcttgattcgggtttttttttgcttctgatctgttgttcctcttgttTGGGGTTTAACTACTTGTCGTTCTTTCAAAGTTCTTGACTTGGTGGGGTTTTCTTCAAAACGGTCCTGAATCCATTGTTTTTTGGTGAAGTTTTGTTCTTTTCTAGACCAAGTCTGTCCTCAATCCTCTTCAGGTCGTGCTCATGCTCATGCTATACCCATGTGTGATCGCCTTCACCTTAGCTACCCGCTACACAAAGTATGGTCTGCTCATACCTACCCCCAACAtgcccggcgccgcccctccctcccttgaGCTTGCCTGTTCCCGGCAGAACTAGTGGCTGACCACTTCCCAGGAAGCCCTCTGGTTTCACCGGAATCTTTTTCAACACCGTCACCATGATTCACATCTTCTTGGTGATTTACATAACCCTCAAAGGCCCTCGCGAGTCGCCTAGGATGTCGCACGCCTTCGCTTGGTTTGCCATCAAGGATGTCGCACACCTTCGCTTGGTTTGCCCTGATGTCATTCTGGTTTTGTATCGGTGTTTACTTCTTCATGTTCACAATCTTAGCAAGATGAGTTGCTGTTGCATATACTTTTCTCTccattttcttgtttttttattaGGGGTCTTTGTTTTCTCGTTAGTTTACTACTAGTGAATAATGATTTGTCTATGTAGATATGGAGTCGCCTGGCAGGAGTGAGTGCTTTTCGCAGCATTCACATTGGGGCTGTTTTTTGCCACTACAACTTTCATCTGTGTAAGTTATTCTTTCGTAAAAATGTTCTCATATTGTGATGAAATTGGTTGTCATTACCGCCTTCTCACTTCCGGATGGTAGAACCAACCTACGATGAAGTCCAAACTCTTATGATCCCGGGTGATAGATCCAACCTTCGATGGATCACAACTTATGCACTAAGTACTTAGAAACTATATGGCCCAACCGGAAGACTAACACTTATAAGAAATAGAActttattacaacacaacaATATTATACAAGAGTGCACAACACCCTCTCTTTAGTGGCTAGCCTAACATTCATCCTTTACTTCTACCATACTCCACTCATCTACCATGCTCATGGTTGAATGGCATGGTAAGGAAAGGGATCTCTATTTATAGGCCAAGGGAGTTCATAGGATGATGACATGTGCCTCCTTCTAGAGTTTTCACTAGAAAAATATCTATATTCTACGctattctaatttcttcatGGCAACAACATCTAGTGGCTTCATGAAAAATATCATGGATCATGAGTTGTGGGGAAGACTCTagaagtttgtattgctttccttCAACACACCCTTTTAAATTCATATATTGTATGACTGATACTTGCGGTGACTGTTGGGGCTATTTTTTGCCACTGCAATTTTCATAAGTTATTCTTTCACAAAAATGTTCTCATATTTCTATGAAATTGGTTGTTATTACCGTCTAATTGTCGATTTTGGTTGATTTCCAGGCGGCCATTTCGCTAGCGAAGGTGGTACTTCCCGCTCCTCCTGCTTTAGTGCTCGTGGAAGGAGAAGGCCAGGCGGACTAGGCAGGAAGGTGAAGGGTGAATATATGGAGCCATGATACTTCTGTAGTAGCTGTAGTTCCTCAGTGTTATTGGTGAACAAGAAGGTGAATGACATTCTGAATATGTAGCAGTAGTAGAGTTGGTTGATGTTCTTTCGAGAGTAGCAGTGGTAGAGTTGGTTCTGAATAAGTAGCAGTAGTACTCAGATGTAGCAGTGGAACGGTGAGGAGCAAACAATTAAGATTCATACTCTGTCTCTACTTGAGTGTTTTTTGAGTAGATCATGCcagtctctttttttttccaattgtATTTTAGTGCATTCCATAGTTCCATCTGGTCTAATGGTTCCAGTGCTTGCGTCATAAACGGCTTGCCATCGAACTTGACATgacaataaatatttacaaacacaactcgtatcggagttggttatcatatcccaCGGGCCAACCTTCTTCTTTAGCTAATCTTTTCTCCAGCCCACTTTAGACCCATACTGGTCAAGCCGCTccagctcccaatcggccaatccttgcTGACTCCTTTTGCCAATCGGCCAAAACACTATAGcttcaatcggctgattcccaactgtagcttttagcttgccgcatcggccaatcttttccttccttgacgccgattcaaaatatgtgtcaaaatccggcgtcaacagatGCATTCATACAAATATCCTATACTTTTAGTCTACAGTAATGCACTACATAATATAATGGTTTGTGCGTGCGAAAGATTCGGTGAAGCTAAATTTTATAATGCATAAGCCTACTACTATGTTGCTCTTATCTCTCAGTATAACTCAAATACAGACTATGCATGGTTTGCAGTTTGAAATGAACTGGGCAGTAAACATTTCAATCCCTGAATATGCTctgcatattttttttagatgatGATGTTCTGCATCTTTCATTACATGAGTCGGAAACAAGTCATGATATTAAAAAAATGTGTTGCATTCTACTATTTTAACAAAGCTTTTGTCATGGTAAGGTGGTTAACTGGTTACAAAATTTCATGCAGAATGACATGGCAACTGATTTTGTTCCTTCTGAGTTTTGGATTAAGAGACATACAGTATAATTCTCCTATCCTTTTCTCCTTTAATTTCATATGGTGTGAATGTGACATGTGCTTTGAGTAAATCGTAATCTCGAATGCTAAAACACTATAAGTATATAAACAATCACATAGCATACATGATACTAGTGATAATATTGCATTTTTCTTGGGAGGAAGTCTACTAGTACGATTGAGAACTGACTCTGTTGAATGGGTGTTCGCATCATGTGGGTGTGACACAGTCACTGCGAAATACTATGAGATTAAACCTGCGTTGCCTGCATTAATTTTTAGCATAATTACATTAGATGAACTCTGGACGGAATGTATAAGGATCCTATCTTGTCACTTCAGTTTCATGGATGAATTGAACAGAGGATTTGAGTGTTGGGTCCCGGAGTGCGCTCGGAGATGATGAGTTTTAGAAACATGGTGCTACCCTGGAACTTATGTGTTGGACTTGTAAGTGTTGCATTGCGTTATTTTGAGCGTAATTTTTGTGATAGCAAGACGAGTAACTTGTTATAGAAATTCTACGGTGAAAGGCATGAGAAATTGCTCTGTTTCTAAACCATGCAGTGTGTGACTGCTCTGCGGTAtgagaaattgcaaaaatgggCCGAGAGAAGCCCATCAGCGGCCCCAGAAATGAAGCTCATTTGAGTTGGGCCCACTGTTCGGAGCGAAAAAGCAAATCCGTTCGGGAAATGGGATTGGCTGGTGCCAGCCAGGCAGCCAGGCCTCGTCTCGCTCCGACCCGAAGCCGTGAAGCGCGGCTGCGCGGGTTAGTATAAAGTGGCGCCACCGCTGGCCCCGGCTCGATCATTCCCGTCGTGCACACCCAACCCCACCCACCCACGGCGAAGGCGCCTAGCGAATCGAGGGTTTCGTCGTCGAGCGAGCGAGAGcgcgcgatggcggcggcggagggagagaagaagggagcgatggaggcggagaagggagagaaggaagcgatggcggcggcgaagggagcgccggtggaggagaagggaaagggaGCGGAGGCGCCCGAGGAGGAGGGGACgggagaggcggcggtggagaaggGGAAGGCAGTGGcggaagcggaggaggcggccggcgcgaaGATGATCACCCTGCGGAGCGCGGACGGGGAGGAGCGTTccatgtcggcggcggcggcgaagctgtCAGTGGTCCTCAGCAACATGATCGAGGACGACTGCGCGTACAACGTCGTCATCCCGCTCGAACGCTCCGCCACCGTCGCGAGGACTCTGGACACGGTGATCGAGTACTGCGTCAAGCACGCCGACGAGCCCGTCCACGACTCCAACCCCAGCACcgcgggcggcagcagcagcgtcgTCGTCACAGCGGTGCCCGAGGACCTGGAGGAGTGGGACCGCAAGCTCGTCGAGGGCCTCAGCGCGGACGACCTGTacgacctcctcctcgccgccaacCACCTCAGCATCCAGGGGCTCATCGACGTCGTCTGCCAGAGGGCCGCCGACATGATCAAGGGCAAGACCACCCAGCAGATCCGCGACACCTTCAACCTCCCCAACGACCTCACCCCGGCGGACGAGGCGAAGTTGCGCCAGCAGCGCGCCTGGGTCATCGACTAGTAGGATTCTTCGAACCCACTTTGTGCTCTGCTCTAGCATCTCCCTAGATCTGCCGGCCTAGCGTGCGGCTTCGTGTTCTACCGCGTCTTTTCTCTTGACGCGCATCGTAGTGACTGTTTCGTGGTTATCTTTGTGTAGAACTGTAGATAGGTCCTGATCAACACTCGGTCTACCACTTGCTTAGTATTTTCGTTTCGCCTTGTCGAAGAACAGAATGGAACGTGTGGTGGAAATTTGAACTGCTTGCCTGAAGGATGAAGTGAATGAATATCCTATCCCGATTTACCTGTCATTTTTCGATTAATATCATGAAATTGCTATTAGTTTCTGCCCTGAATGTGTTCTACCACCATCGATCGATTGTGTTCTACCTATTGCTACTGATCTTCTTGCATGATTGACATGATTCTTTTGTTGCCGAAATGCATGACATGTTTTGTTCAGTTCCGTACAATTGGAAGCAGTATGATAGCTCATCCTCTGCAGTTCTGCTTTTTATTTAGTTGTAGTGAATATTTTGAACTGCCTGCATGAACTGACTGAACCATATTCCGTGACTTTCTCTATGTCTGACCAATCTGTTCGACTATTCTTGAGTCTTGATCGATTTGCTTGCATGAATATATAAAATCCTGAAATGTGTGCAATTGGTGGTAGACTGGTAGCATGGCTGGTGGCTCTGCAACTGGTGCCCCATCTCTGTAGTGATCTGCTTGCATGAAGA
Proteins encoded in this window:
- the LOC117841587 gene encoding protein LUTEIN DEFICIENT 5, chloroplastic encodes the protein MFATFENVVATAMLVKRFDFQMAPGAPPVDMTTGATIHTTEGLKMTVTRRTKPPVIPNLEMKVVSDSQKPTRSTPMVVSAAAVASGEDQRELS
- the LOC117856907 gene encoding SKP1-like protein 11, whose protein sequence is MAAAEGEKKGAMEAEKGEKEAMAAAKGAPVEEKGKGAEAPEEEGTGEAAVEKGKAVAEAEEAAGAKMITLRSADGEERSMSAAAAKLSVVLSNMIEDDCAYNVVIPLERSATVARTLDTVIEYCVKHADEPVHDSNPSTAGGSSSVVVTAVPEDLEEWDRKLVEGLSADDLYDLLLAANHLSIQGLIDVVCQRAADMIKGKTTQQIRDTFNLPNDLTPADEAKLRQQRAWVID